The uncultured Mailhella sp. genome segment AGATCGTCGGGAGCGAGGGCCTTTACGCTGCCCACCGTGCCCACGGGCATGAAGATGGGCGTTTCGATGACGCCGTGCGCGGTATGGAGAAGGCCGGCGCGGGCGTTGCCGTCCTTGCCCAGGAGCTCAAAGGTGCCGGGGGCTTTGTCCATGAATGCCTCGATAGGATGTTAGAGTGCGAGATCCCAGCACAGCAGGAGGACGAGTGGCGCGGCGCAGCCGAGCGCAAATTCCAGCGGGCGGGGGAGGGCGTTATGATGCCGCAAGGCGAAGCTGACGGCAAGGCCGATGAGAAAGCCGGAAAGAAGGCCGAAAATATGCGCGGAGTAGTCCACGTTCTTGCCTTCCGCGCCGAGCATGGCCAGAAAGGCGAGGGCCGCGGCCACGGGCAGCGCCAGCCTGCGGAAGCCCCGCATGTGTGCGGGCGAGCGCACCACGATGTCGGCGCAGAGCAGGCCCACCATGCCGAACATGGCCGTGGAGAAGCCGAGGCTGGAATAGCCCGGATCGCGGTAGCACACGTTCATGGCGTTGCCCAGCATGCCGGCGGCGAGGGTTGAGGCGAGCGTGAGTCCGAGACCGAGACGCTGCGCGAGCAGAATGAGGAAGGGCGTGCCGAAGATGACGTTGCTGAAAAGGTGAAGCGTGTCGGCGTGGAGCGTGAGCGCGGTGGCTGTGCGCCACCATTCTCCGGCGCGTACTTCGGTGACGTTGAGCTTGCCGCAGCGCACCCAGTATTCCGGATCGGGCAGATGCTCGAAGGGCAGGGGCCACCAGCCCATGTAAAGCCCGTACCAGAAGACGAGAAAGAGCATGACGAGCATGGACCAGTGCGCGTTTCGGCGCAGGGGCACGGGCGGAGGCGGGGGCGTTTTTTCCGATTCCAGGGCGGCAAGCTCGCTTCGCGCCACGTCTTCAAACATGGCCGGAACAAAGGCCCGCGTCTGGGAGCCGTGCCCGGTGACGATATAGGGAATGTTCTTGGAGTCGAGCACGAGGCGCAGCAGTTCCATCTGCCGCGTGCCGAGGGCGGGGAGCGAGCGGCCCATGTGTCCCGGCCCGCGGAAGTCCACCACTCTCCAGCCTTCCGGCGCGCGCAGGGAACGACGCCACATGGAAACGTGGCTTTTCGGACGATGACGAAAGGCGGCTCGAAGATCGCTCATGACTCGGACGGCCCGAAGATCGCGGCGCAGGCGGCGCGGCGGAAAAGTGCGGGGGAATTATTAATCAAAAAAAGGCGGAGATGTTATCCCCGCCTTAGGAAAGATCGGCAAACCTGATTATTCGGCGTCATTCTTGACGACGGGCTTCACCACGGCGCCGGAACGGAGGCAGCGGGTGCACACGTTGATGGTGCGCACGGTGCCGTCGGCTTCCTGATGGCGGACAGCCTGCAGGTTGGGGTTGAAGCGACGCTTGGTCTTGATATTGGAATGGCTCACAAGGTTGCCCACCTGAGCTTTCTTGCCGCAGATTTCACACTGTTTACCCATGGTATATCCTCCATAAAAAAGCCCGTGTGGGGCGGAATGCTGCTGAAATTCGATACCTTTTGTATCGTAAGGACTGCTAGCAATAGCCTGAATTTTAAAAAAAGGCAAGTGGAAACGACCGCAAGTTCCGGGCCGGAACGCTTCCGCAGGCCGGAACGTTCCCGCATCTTTCCGCCGTGAACGCGCAAAACCGCCTGAATTTTCAGAACATTAAAAAATCTCTCCAAGAATTTCGGCGGCCGCCTTCGGAATCAGGCGTTTTCCCCCGATCCGCATTCCTCCAAACAAAAGTTTTCGGA includes the following:
- a CDS encoding rhomboid family intramembrane serine protease; this translates as MSDLRAAFRHRPKSHVSMWRRSLRAPEGWRVVDFRGPGHMGRSLPALGTRQMELLRLVLDSKNIPYIVTGHGSQTRAFVPAMFEDVARSELAALESEKTPPPPPVPLRRNAHWSMLVMLFLVFWYGLYMGWWPLPFEHLPDPEYWVRCGKLNVTEVRAGEWWRTATALTLHADTLHLFSNVIFGTPFLILLAQRLGLGLTLASTLAAGMLGNAMNVCYRDPGYSSLGFSTAMFGMVGLLCADIVVRSPAHMRGFRRLALPVAAALAFLAMLGAEGKNVDYSAHIFGLLSGFLIGLAVSFALRHHNALPRPLEFALGCAAPLVLLLCWDLAL
- the rpmB gene encoding 50S ribosomal protein L28, which translates into the protein MGKQCEICGKKAQVGNLVSHSNIKTKRRFNPNLQAVRHQEADGTVRTINVCTRCLRSGAVVKPVVKNDAE